The Kitasatospora albolonga nucleotide sequence CCGCCGCCCCCGCGCGAGCCGTGCGCGCACGGCGTCGGTGGAGGTGTGGTGGTGCTCGGCTATCTCCTGGTAGGACAGTCCGTAGTGGTCGCGCAGCAGCACCGTGTCGCGGGTGTGCGGCGGAAGCTGGTCCATGGCCCACAGCAGCGCCACCCGGGTCGTCATCGGATCGTCGGAGGCCGTCGGCGTTACGGGCAGGGGGAGTTCGGGGGCCGGGGCGGGGCGTCGGCCCCGGCGGCGCAACTCGTCGAGCGAGGAGTTGATGGCCACCCGGGAGAGCCAGGTCCCCACCGACGACCGGTTCTCGTAACTGCCCATCCGCTGCCAGGCGGCGAGCAGGGCGTTCTGGAGCGCGTCGTGCGCGTCGTGATCGTCGCGGGTGATCCGCCGGCACAGGGCCAGCAGACGGGGCTGGTGGCGGGCGACGAGTTCGGCGAAGGCCCGGTGCTCGCCGTCGGCGGCTCTTCTGGCCAGCTCGCCGTCGGTCGGCTGGGGCTGGGGCTTGGGGGAGGGCGCGGGGGAGGTCTGGGTCGCCAAGGTGGCACTTCCCTCAACTGTGCGGCGCGAATGGTCTCGATCCAGCCTAGGAAGAGTGCCGCTGGCGTATTACCTCTCCTGATGTACTCGGTCACCCGTTTTCTCCGTAAGGTCGGCAGTCCCTCGGCGAGAAGGGAGAACAGCCGACATGTCCCAGACGTCCGTACCCCCTCAGACACCCCCCAGTGGCTCTCCCGCCAACACATTTGACGCTGCGTCAGCACTTGACCACGCCTGGCGCATCCACGCGGACGTGGGCGAATGGACCGCCCGGGTCGACGTCAAGGCATCGGTGGTGCTGACCCTGGAGATCGCCATCCTCGCGGGCCTGGTGACGGTCTCCACCGAGGGCGACCTGTCGGTGGGAGGCGCCAGGCTCGTCCTTCTCGTCGCGGGCGCCTGCTTCCTGGTGGCCGCCGTGGTGAGCGCAGTGATGATCCTGATGCCCCGGATGAGAGTACGGAGGATGCGCGACGAAGCCCCGCACGACTTCGTCTACTTCGGGCACCTGCGCCTGTGGGACCCGGTGGCACTGGCCGAGGCCCTCGGCCACGACGTACTGAACGCGCTCACCCGGTCCATCGTGATCAACAGCCGCATCGCATGGCGCAAGCACTGGCTGCTCCGGCTGTCGATCATCCTCGCCCTGGCCGGCGGACTCCTGCTGCTTCTCGGGCTCCTGTTCCGGCCCTGAGGCGTCTTCGGCTCTGAGCGGGCGAGGGCCGCGCGAGGGCCAGGTCAAGCAACGGGCCGAGTACCAAAGGGCAGTCCAGGAAGCGGGCTCCGGGACCATTACCCGGCAGAGCTCTCTTCTCCCTCCTCCTCGCTCTTCTCCTCGCCCTCGCCCTCGACCGACAGGCCGAGGGCGGACCGGGCCTCCCACTCCTCCCAGGTCCAGTCCTCCTCGCCGACGCTCTCCCAGCGTTTGTCGAACTCGGCCGGTGTGCGGGCCTCAGCGGCCGAACGGCGTTCGAGGGAGAGGGCGTCGAGCTGGTTCGCGAGTCCGGTCACCGGGCCCTGTGCCTCCGCCGGGAACCCGTCCACCGCCGCACGCAGCAACCGGGCCGACTCGGCCCCGCCCCGGGCCATCCGGTCGGCCCAGGCGGTGGATGCCGCCAGGTTGTCCTCCGTCGGCGTGTGGGGCGCGCTCACCCGTGCCTCGCTCAAGGGCCGCATGGCCTTCAGGTAGGCCAGTTGGTGTTTGTTCCACTGGCTCGGGTCCTGCCGCAGCGACCTCTCCGGCAGGCTGTCCTCCGCATCCATCCAGCACTGCACCGTCCGGTCCTCGCCGGTCCAGCTGACCGACACGGGGTAGTAGGAGGAAGGGAGGACCGTCGGAAGCGCGGTTGGGTCCAGGGCGAAATCGTGGAGCAGCGGCGCGCACCCCCTGACGGCCTGTTCGGAGATCTTCTCGGAGTCCGAAATAGCGTGGTTGCCCTTCAGCCGGAACGTCGCGAAAACCTCTCCCTGATGGGGCTTCCCGCACGGCACGATCTCGACCGACGGGTCGGTGATCCACGGTTCCTCCTCCCCCTGCGAGCCCTTCGGGGTGAAGCAGTCCCCCTCCCGCAGTTCGCGCAGCGTGCCCGCCTTCGCCGACCCGGACCCGTCGGTTGTCCACGCGGAGAACCGAGCCCCGCCGAACGCGACCAGCAGGAGGGACAGGGCGACCACGGCTCCGCCCACGGCGGTTCCGGCGATGGCCAGTCCCTTGCCGCGCCTGCCGGTGCGGGGGATGCGTACCAGCGCGATGACGCCGAGGAGCAGCCCCACCGGAGCGAGGCAGATCAGCAGCGACAGTACGAGCGAGGCCACCGCGAGCCCGCTCAGCGGGGGGCGCGCCACGGGCTGCCGGGAGTCGGGCGGAGACGGCGCACCGTACGGGTCCGCGGAGGGAGACGCGGGAGACGGAGGTACGGGAGACGGCGGAGGCGGCGGCACGGTCATGGTCCTGTGCCCTTTCGGCAGTCGTGTTCAGCGCGGGAGAGGCGCAGGAGTCGCAGGAGATCAGTGTGGGGCCGGGGTGCCCGCACGCTAGCACCGCGCTGCGTCGGCACCTCCACCCGCCGGTGCGGACAACACCTTCCCGCTCGTTCCTCTGCTCGTCACGCGGACCTTCCGCCTACTGAAGTTGCACTGGCAACTTCTTGATGAGGGGGAAGCCACCACGATGAGTGCTCGAAGAAAGCCGTCGAACCGGGTGGGACGAAGACGGCTCGGCGGCGGGGCTCTGCCGCGTATCGCCCTTGGGCTGGCAGGGCTGCTGGCTGTCGAGGCCGCTGTCGTCGTCGGTACGTCGGGCCGCGCTGTGGCTTTGCCGTCACGGCAAAGCCAGGAGCGGCAGCCGGTTTCCGCTCCCGCGGAAGCGGCCCGCCATCCGCGGGAGGCCGCCGACCTCCCGTCCGCCCAGGTGGCGGCGCGGCTGTCCGGCAAGCGGGTCGAGGCCCTGTCGGAGCGTACGGAGTCGTCGACGACCTGGGCGAACCCGGACGGGTCGGTGACGCTGGACGCCGCGTCCGGGCCGGTGCGCTTCCGGGACGGGGAGACGGACGCATGGCGTGACATCGACGTCGACCTGGTGAAGAAGCCGGGCGGTGAAGTGGCAGCCGAGGCACACCCGTTGGGGCTGAAGCTGGCGGGTAGGACGCCCGCGGCCAAGGCGGCGAAGGTGCGGGCATCGGGCGCGGTCGGGGAGGCCGGGACCTTATCCGTACCGCTGGTGCGGCTGGAGGCCGGTGACGACCGGGCGATGACCCTGTCGTGGCGGGGCGCCCTGCCCGAGCCCTCCGTGTCGGGGACGACGGCGCGTTACGTCGATGCGCTGAAGGCGACGGACCTGATTGTCGAGTCGACCCGTACGGGGTTCGAGCAGTTCGGCAAGGCCCCCTGCCCCACCTGCGCCTTCGTGCCGCGCCCCGTGGCGCGAAGGTGCCGTGGAGGCGGGTGCGCGAGGATTGGGGCATGGCCAATCGACTTGCGCAGACCACGTCCCCCTACCTGCTCCAGCACGCCGACAACCCCGTCGACTGGTGGCCGTGGTCGCCCGAGGCGTTCGAGGAGGCCCGGCGGCGGGATGTGCCCGTGCTGCTCAGCGTCGGGTACGCGAGCTGTCACTGGTGCCAGTGAACTCGCGAACCCAGTAGTCGGCAGTGCTTATACATTTCGATGATTACGTGCTTTCCACGGGCTTTTGACCAGGTGTCACGGTCAGACGCCAGAACGATCACGGGACCGCGACGCTGGAGACGAGGGCGTCGATCGCGTACCTGTTCCCGTGCAGCCCGCTTGCGTTCTGAAGAAGTTTCACTGCACTCAGGGCGTCCTCTTAGCTGACCGGTTCCACCCGCAGCCGGGCGAGTCCTCACTTCAAGCGCGCCAGATCGGCCTTCTTGCACACGGCTTCGATGTTGGTCAGCGCAGACACGAGGACGGGAAAATCGACCCGGCATCGCGCCTCACCGCAAGCCATCATCTTGCGGCCGCCCGTTGTACAGCAGCAAGGAAAGCGCCTCGGAGTCGAGCACTAGCTAGCGAGCCGACTGTTCCTTGGCTTCAGGCGGCGGAGAACTTCACACTCTCCAACTGCTGTGGCTTCCGGAGGGACGCCGTAGCGCGGCGCTCAGATGATCCTATCGTTATTCTAATTCTTGATTTTCCTCGAAAGGAGCAACGTCAATTGCTGAGAGCGAATTCGACGCGAGCCGAGATCAGACGAGTTCCGGACACCCGATGTGTACTCTTCGATGATTTTCTCGACTTCCTCAGCTGACATGTCGACAATAGTCGCCAGTGATTCTAGAAGGCTGTCAGTTTCTCCATTCTCACCATTCCTTTTCCTTTCCGATACTGCACGCTGAAACAGGTCCAAAAGCTCTCGAACCTGCATTCTCTGGAAATGATCGGCACTCTTTAGTTCGGCACGCAGCCCCCAGGAGGTGTGCAGTAGGGTAAACATGTCGACGATATTCGACCACCTGGTTCTGCCGACCCATTTAATGGTATTGCTGAGAAGGGTCAACAGCTCTAGAAATTCCGCAGAGCGATCCTGATAGTTTTCGAAGTCTGCGGAGATTTTATCGTAGCGTTCATTGAGTTCGGTCTTCTTGTTTGAAAGGCCGAAGATGCAAGTGCCGAAGACCTCGGCGTAGAACTCCAGGTCGCCGCCCCGCTTGCGTCGTTCGCCGCTGAATACGCCGGAGACTGTACTTATCTGGTGAGCTGCGCAGTCTTTGAGGAAGTCATTGAATGGCCCGGGGAGCAAGGCGTTTCGGAGTTCCTGCTCCGTCAAGACCATGTTAACTCTGTTGACGCGTGCAAAAACTGCGCGAACGAACTCGTCGGCCAGATTTGACAGACGACGAATCGGGAATCGGTACTGGAAGAACTCCTGCCGCACGTCATCAGGCAGCTCTTTGAAGAGCATTCCCTCAAACTTTGAACTCAGCTTCTCGTCTTCCAGTCCATCCAGAGGGAACTTGTTGTTAAGGAACTCAAGCAAAGAGGTGAGGCGTTGCTGACCGTCGACAACAGATGCAGTCTGCTCCCCTTCTGGTGATGTCTCATACGCAAGGTAAATCTCCGGGATCGGGTAGCCGAGGAGTATGGTTTCCATCAAGGACACCTTGGCACGTACCGGCCATACAGCTTGGCGCTGGTACTCGGGCTGAAGGATTAGCTCGCCGGACTTATCCAATGACCGGAATTCCGCTACTGTTTTCGACTCGATCTCGAACTTGAGTCCGTGATCAGCCATGGTTTACGCCCTCCTCGATTGCGCGATCGCGCGCGATGTTTACACTTTTTGTCTGGTAACTTCTGAGTGACTTATGGTTGCGGTACAAACGATAATTTACCTCACAGTTCCTGAAAGCGCCTCCAAGATCTTGAATGAAGAGATCCCTGGATCGCGACCATTGTTCGCCGAAGGGCAGTCTCGGTAGAACTATATCGAGGGCGATACACTCTTCGAAAACTAGTTTTCGTAGGTAATTCTTATTTCCGGAGAAGAGGTCGCCTTCGATTATTTTCTGAAGTTCCCCCCATGCTTTGTCGAAAAGCTCTGATGAGATTATTGCGATGTCTAGGTCTGATCCTTCGTGGAACTTTCTAAAGTTTTTCTTTGGGTTCATCGAGTAGCCCAGTCGGGCACTTCCAACTAGTTGTACGGCCATCGGGTCTACGCCTAGTTCGGTTGCAACAAGATGCCGCCACTTGATGTAACTCAGTTCTTGGGGCCACACCGCGGGTGTTCCGTCGAAAAGTCGGGCGGTCACGAAGTAGTCAACTTCCCGCCCGAGAGAACTGAACTCTTTCCAGAACTCCGACAGTCCTGAAATTTTGTCCATTGCGTCCCCTCTGTGGGCTTGAGCTGACTGCGTATGCCTTGTGGTCGTTTGTTGGTCACGGTGCCTGCACGGATGCTGGTCGTTAAACGGAGCCCAGGTCCACAGCGATGAAGAAGGGAACGCTGGCCTTCACCGTGCCGGTGAACATCTCGCCGTCCCTGTAAGCCTTGGTGGCGGGGTCGAGGACGTAGGTGTACACGATCGGAACCCCGGTAGCGGCCTGCTCGACCCGCCAGTAGAAGGGGATGCCGGCCTTGGCGTACTGGTCCACCTTCACGATCCGGTCCGTGGTCTCCGAGCCGGGCGACACGACCTCGACGACCAGTAGCACGTGTTCGGGGCGGGTGGGCGTGAGGTCGATGGTTTCCGCCCGGTAGACGGTGACGTCCGGACGGCGGTTGGTAAGCGGAACGTCCTGCAGGCGGACGTCGAAGTCCGTGTCCGCGTTCCAGTCCGGGCCCGCGGCGGCGTCCAGGGCGTTGGCCAGGATGCGGGCCAGCCGGTTGTGGCGCTTGGAGGCGCTCGGGCTCACGACGACCATCCCGTCAACGATCTCGATGCCGGCGCACTGCTCCTCGGTCCAGGAGTCGTACTGTTCCGCGCTGATCTGGGTGTGCATCCACGCGGGCGCCACCATCTCGGCGGTCATGGTGTACCTCCTTCGAGGAGCCTCGGCAGTCCCGGTGCTGCTGGAGCCAGCCTACTGTCCGCCGATGCCGGGCCGCCCGACTTCGGCAGCGCACCCCCGTCCCGCTTGCCCGTTCGCCCTCCGTCCCGTGGCGCGAAGGTGCCGTGGAGGCGGGTGCGCGAGGATTGGGGCATGGCCAATCGACTTGCGCAGACCACGTCCCCCTACCTGCTCCAGCACGCCGACAACCCCGTCGACTGGTGGCCGTGGTCGCCCGAGGCGTTCGAGGAGGCCCGGCGGCGGGATGTGCCCGTGCTGCTCAGCGTCGGGTACGCGAGCTGTCACTGGTGCCACGTCATGGCCCACGAATCCTTCGAGGACGAGACCACCGCCGCCTACCTCAACGAGCACTTCGTCGCCGTCAAGGTCGACCGGGAGGAGCGTCCCGATGTCGACGCCGTCTACATGGAGGCCGTCCAGGCGGCGACCGGGCACGGTGGGTGGCCCATGACCGTCTTTCTCACGCAGGACGCCGAACCCTTCTACTTCGGGACCTACTTCCCGCCCGAGCCCCGGCACGGCTCGCCCTCCTTCCGGCAGGTGCTCGAAGGGGTGAGTGCCGCGTGGAGTGACCGGCGGGAGGAGGTGGCCGAGGTGGCCGGGCGGATCGTCGCGGATCTGGCCGGGCGGTCGCTGGCTCATGGCGGGGACGGGGTGCCGGGGGAGGCGGAGGTCGCGCAGGCGTTGCTCGGGCTGACGCGGGAGTACGACGAGCAGTACGGCGGGTTCGGGGGCGCGCCCAAGTTCCCGCCGTCCATGGCCATCGAGTTCCTGCTGCGGCATTACGCCCGTACGGGAGCGGAAGGGGCCCTTCAGATGGCCGCCGACACCTGTTCGGCGATGGCCCGGGGCGGGATCTACGACCAGCTCGGCGGCGGGTTCGCGCGGTACTCCGTGGACCGGGAGTGGGTCGTGCCGCACTTCGAGAAGATGCTGTACGACAACGCCCTGCTCTGCCGTGTCTACGCCCACCTCTGGCGTACCACCGGGTCCGAGGAGGCCCGGCGTATCGCCCTGGAGACCGCCGACTTCATGGTGCGCGAGCTCCGTACCGCCGAGGGGGGTTTCGCCTCCGCCCTTGATGCCGACAGTGAGGATCAGGAGGGCAAGCACGTCGAGGGTGCTTTTTACGTGTGGACGCCTGCGCAGCTGCGTGCGGTGCTCGGTGAGGAGGACGGGGCCTTCGCCGCCGCGTACTTCGGGGTGACGGAGGAGGGGACCTTCGAGGAGGGGGCCTCTGTTCTTCAGCTCTCCCATGAAGGGCGGCCCGTGGACGCCGGGCGCGTCGCCGACGTACGGGCGCGGCTGCTGGCGGCCCGGGAGGAGCGGCCGCGGCCGGGGCGGGACGACAAGGTGGTCGCCGCCTGGAACGGGCTCGCCATCGCCGCCCTCGCCGAGACCGGCGCCTACTTCGACCGGCCCGACCTCGTCGAGCGCGCCACCGAGGCCGCCGATCTGCTGATCCGGGTCCACCTGGGCGAGGTCGCCCGGCTGACCCGTACCTCCAGGGACGGCCGTGCGGGCACCAACGACGGGGTGCTGGAGGACTACGGCGATGTGGCCGAGGGGTTCCTCGCGCTGGCCGCCGTGACGGGGGAAGGGGCCTGGCTGGAGTTCGCCGGGTTCCTGCTCGACATCGTGCTGGAGCAGTTCACCGGGGAGGGCGGGCAGCTCTACGACACCGCCCATGACGCCGAGAAGCTGATCCGGCGGCCCCAGGACCCCACCGACAGCGCCACTCCGGCCGGGTGGACGGCGGCGGCGGGGGCGCTGCTCTCGTACGCCGCTTACACCGGGTCCGACGCTCACCGGACCGCCGCCGAGGGCGCGCTCGGGGTGGTGAAGGCGCTGGGGCCGCGAGCGCCCCGGTTCATCGGGTGGGGGCTCGCCGTCGCCGAAGCGCTGCTGGACGGGCCCCGCGAGGTGGCCGTGGCCGGGCCCGTCGGCGGGGAGCTGCACCGTACGGCCCTGCTCGGGCGGGCGCCGGGTGCGGTCGTCGCGGCGGGGGAGGGGCCGGGCGCGGCGGCCGAGTTCGCGCTGCTGGCGGACCGGCCGCTGGTGGGCGGGGAGCCGACCGCGTACGTCTGCCGGCACTTCGTGTGCGACGCGCCGACCACGGACGCGGGGGAGTTGGCTGTGAAGCTCGGCGGGTGAGGGGCAGGTGCATGGGGGAGGGGCCGGTCGCGCGTGGTGCGTGACCGGCCCCTCTTCCGTACCCCGTACTCGTAGGGTGGGTGGTCCGTACGCCCGTACCCGTACGCCGGATAGTCCGTACGCCGTACGGGCTATCCGTGCTGGTACGCCACCAGCGAGATGCCCACGTAGTGCGCCACGAACGCCGCCAGCGTCAGCGAGTGGAAGACCTCGTGAAAGCCGAACCAGCGCGGCGACGGGTTCGGCTTCTTGAGCCCGTAGATCACGCCGCCCGCGCTGTAGAGCAGGCCGCCGACCACGACCAGCACCAGCACCGCGATGCCGCCCGTCCGCAGGAAGTCCGGCAGGAAGAAGACCGCCGCCCAGCCCATCGCGATGTAGCAGGGTGTGTAGAGCCAGCGCGGGGCGCCGACCCAGAAGACCCGGAACGCGATGCCCGCGGCGGCGGCCGCCCAGACCGCCCAGAGCAGCGGCCGTCCGGTGGACTCGGGCAGGAGCAGCAGGGTCAGCGGGGTATAGGTGCCCGCGATGATCAGGAAGATGTTGGCGTGGTCCAGCCGGCGCAGCACCGCCTCGCCGCGCGGGCCCCAGGTGCCCCGGTGGTAGACCGCGCTCACACCGAAGAGCAGACAGGCCGTCGCCACATAGATCGCGCAGGCTATCCGGCCCTCGACGCTGTCGGTCAGGGCGATCAGGGTGATCCCGGCGATCAGTACCGCGGGAAACATTCCGGCGTGCAGCCAGCCGCGCAGGCGGGGTTTGACAGGGGTGGGGTCGAGGACGACAGGTCCTTTCGTCGCCTCGTTCGGGCCGGTGGTCGCGGCGGCAGCAGCGGCGTCAGTCATATCGGCATGCTACCTACGCAACCGTAGGTAACGAATATGAGTGGCCATGCTCACGTGTGAGGCCCCCTGGACATATGGGCGAAACGGTCGGATGATCAAATGAGTGCGGTCGGCACCGGATGAGCGCCAGGGGATCGAAGGGTACGAAGCATCCGGGTCGCAGCCCCCACGGGGCACCTGACAACACCCACCCTCTTCAAGGAGCGATCGTGGCGCGCGACATCGCGGCTCCCCTCACTGTCCCCACCCACCACCAGGAGCTGATCTCCTGGGTCGACGAGATCGCAGCCATCACCCTGCCCGACCGGGTGGTCTGGTGCGACGGCTCCGAGGCCGAGTACGAGCGTCTGTGCGGGGAGCTCGTCGCCAAGGGCACGTTCACCAAGCTGGACGAGATCAAGCGGCCGAACTCGTACTACGCCGCGTCCGACCCGAGCGATGTCGCCCGCGTCGAGGACCGTACGTTCATCTGCTCCAAGGAGGAGAAGGACGCGGGTCCCACCAACCACTGGAAGGACCCCGCCGAGATGCGGGAGATCTTCACGGGGCAGGAGGGTGTGTTCCGTGGGTCCATGCGCGGGCGCACCATGTACGTCGTGCCCTTCTGTATGGGGCCCGTCGGCTCCCCGCTCTCCGCCATCGGCGTCGAGATCACCGACTCGGCGTACGTCGCCGTCTCCATGCGCACCATGACCCGGATGGGCCAGGCGGTCCTGGACGAGCTGGGCACCGACGGCTTCTTCGTGAAGGCCGTCCACACCCTGGGCGCACCCCTGGAGGAGGGCCAGGAGGACGTCCCGTGGCCCTGCAACACCACCAAGTACATCTCGCACTTCCCCGAGGACCGCGAGATCTGGTCGTACGGGTCCGGCTACGGCGGCAACGCCCTGCTCGGCAAGAAGTGCTACGCCCTGCGCATCGCCTCCGTCATGGCCCGCGACGAGGGCTGGCTCGCCGAGCACATGCTCATCCTGAAGCTCACCCCGCCGCGCGGTGAGGCGGAGGCCCCCAAGTACATTGCCGCCGCGTTCCCGTCCGCCTGCGGCAAGACCAACCTCGCCATGCTGGAGCCCACCATCCCCGGCTGGACCGTGGAGACCATCGGCG carries:
- a CDS encoding DNA-binding protein; this translates as MTDAAAAAATTGPNEATKGPVVLDPTPVKPRLRGWLHAGMFPAVLIAGITLIALTDSVEGRIACAIYVATACLLFGVSAVYHRGTWGPRGEAVLRRLDHANIFLIIAGTYTPLTLLLLPESTGRPLLWAVWAAAAAGIAFRVFWVGAPRWLYTPCYIAMGWAAVFFLPDFLRTGGIAVLVLVVVGGLLYSAGGVIYGLKKPNPSPRWFGFHEVFHSLTLAAFVAHYVGISLVAYQHG
- a CDS encoding thymidylate kinase — its product is MANRLAQTTSPYLLQHADNPVDWWPWSPEAFEEARRRDVPVLLSVGYASCHWCQ